Proteins encoded together in one Bactrocera neohumeralis isolate Rockhampton unplaced genomic scaffold, APGP_CSIRO_Bneo_wtdbg2-racon-allhic-juicebox.fasta_v2 cluster11, whole genome shotgun sequence window:
- the LOC126766098 gene encoding LOW QUALITY PROTEIN: protein Gawky (The sequence of the model RefSeq protein was modified relative to this genomic sequence to represent the inferred CDS: inserted 1 base in 1 codon) yields MLAANLPVCQYAGMPAQSNSNNGGANNNNSNTNNGKPNNSGSCTSGTIGPNSNINNAGNSTSGVGLVGGGTSAAAAKNQLEQLNTMREALFSQEGWGCQHVNQDTNWEVPSSPEPTNKDPSAGPTMWKPTINNGTDLWELNLRNGGQPPIQPVQKTPWGHTPSSNLGGTWGEDDDGTESSSVWTGSSNNPSTAGTVGVTGINATAVGANGPGNNPQWGQTAIGIVVGSTNNTTGTVSANIGNASTVGGGTGVPGVNVPGNVNTAQASGSNGSNWGDSRDLNSGGVTSTVPMRXVDPRDPMRGTSAVETRDLRLIDPRDPIRGDPRGISGRLNGTSEMWGQHHSIAHNQIPAMNKIVGPGVGASVSTGAVVAGGSVAGGIGPGNINAINPVGISGNVNAHWGPSSAVVGPKDITSMAGKVTGWEEPSPPPQRRNIPNYDDGTSLWGQQSRIPGGSGSHWKDISDPLNRHLTRNTVGNQNTTNAGGSLGNSSGNGLGNNPGVINASVVGGSANNPISSVGPQGRLSSGVGPGIGVNQHKPDNSMWVHANNLNVNSRNTTSWGDEVNHNVGPNPGVNWMDDKTSAGIGQLGVSVGVANSWNDPPPSWSKNQNKIAGNTSGWGASGSSDGTDLSSDWNTHAAIVGKTQPKIGGVNVNISNLNTDVIKQSKQYRLLVENGFKKEDVERALINTNMNIEEAADLLRAPISTDWRRHEESLGSYSDHTNTGGNFAGRYPTTASQSNMPFPPNMLNSMSGSGASVSGNNTNLAALNSIQSLPVQKYLNPVPHNVNNVPQAMNTAVTFGPGVANVSATVNSTSNSNNQPSAQQLRVLVQQIQLAVHSGYLSSQILSEPLPSSMLVLLYQLLTNIKHLQAAQQSLTRGGNNPNNSQISYAIAKYKQQIQNLQNQINAHQAFILKQKQQQSIPQNTQQHATAHANNSNMEYIRQHDAISVLQGNFSEMNLTKHSGYPGGPNSQSKLINQWKLPEKDLTSDSTDFSRAPGTTKQNLSGAPGSAMGPLGLQNEGTWSAGRNIGDGWPDSSTENENKDWSVAQPTPAATYTDLVQEFEPGKPWKGSQIKSIEDDPSITPGSVARSPLSINSTPKEADIFANPGKSSPTDLTPLSLSSSTWSFNPSSSNQAFQSWSDSPQQCAPSELWATSMNKSSRGPPPGLGSGKSAGVSGAGVPSVTNSSSVVTGGANGWIVTGGRGVPNSSSGWNASNSGWNSTWLLLKNLTTQIDGSTLRTLCMQHGPLANFHLFLNQGIALCKYATREEANKAQMSLNNCDFGSTTICAESPSESEVQKILQHLPQTSNSVSAASVTGNGSNGTNNSNNGGSVIGGNNSISSGSGNNAGPCNTVAGSSGGNGSMTSHSVISGTGSNNGCGGNVMNSGSTGSNSNNGNSQSQSGSVGLSSSTGKTSNTNNIASGNGSSNVTSNNIVGSSNAVTASTWRQTQNQPRPSGRDEYDYISQYVCSIVDD; encoded by the exons ATGCTAGCAGCTAATTTACCAGTATGTCAATACGCTGGAATG CCTGCACAAAGCAACAGTAATAACGGTGGAGCtaataacaataacagtaaTACTAATAACGGTAAACCAAATAACAGTGGAAGCTGTACCTCTGGCACAATTGGTCCGAACTCGAATATTAATAATGCTGGTAATAGCACTAGCGGTGTAGGATTAGTTGGTGGTGGAACATCAGCAGCTGCTGCTAAAAATCAGTTAGAACAATTAAATACAATGCGTGAAGCGCTTTTTTCTCAGGAGGGTTGGGGTTGTCAGCATGTTAATCAGGATACGAACTGGGAAGTGCCAAGTTCACCTGAGCCAACTAATAAGGATCCATCTGCTGGGCCCACAATGTGGAAACCCACTATTAATAATGGAACTGATTTGTGGGAGTTGAATTTGCGCAACGGTGGGCAACCACCAATTCAACCTGTTCAAAAAACTCCGTGGGGACATACACCATCTTCTAATCTAGGTGGAACATGGGGAGAAGATGATGATGGTACGGAAAGTAGCAGTGTATGGACTGGCTCATCGAATAATCCTTCAACTGCAGGCACTGTAGGGGTTACTGGAATAAATGCGACAGCTGTAGGTGCAAATGGACCTGGAAACAATCCCCAATGGGGTCAAACTGCTATTGGCATTGTCGTTGGATCAACTAACAACACCACCGGAACGGTTTCTGCCAACATTGGCAATGCATCTACCGTAG gtggtggcaCTGGTGTCCCTGGTGTAAATGTGCCCGGAAATGTGAACACAGCGCAAGCAAGTGGTTCTAATGGAAGTAATTGGGGAGACTCTCGTGACTTGAACAGTGGTGGCGTAACAAGTACTGTACCTATGC GGGTTGATCCCCGCGATCCAATGCGTGGTACGTCAGCAGTCGAGACTCGTGATTTGCGACTGATAGATCCGCGGGATCCTATACGTGGAGATCCTCGGGGAATTTCAGGACGTTTAAATGGCACGTCAGAAATGTGGGGTCAACATCATTCCATTGCACACAATCAAATACCAGCAATGAATAAAATAGTGGGGCCCGGTGTAGGCGCTTCCGTATCTACCGGCGCTGTTGTTGCCGGTGGAAGTGTAGCTGGTGGCATCGGACCTGGCAACATTAATGCCATAAACCCTGTTGGTATAAGCGGTAACGTGAACGCTCACTGGGGACCTTCTTCGGCGGTGGTTGGACCAAAAGATATAACATCAATGGCAGGTAAAGTTACTGGGTGGGAAGAACCGTCGCCACCACCGCAACGCCGCAATATCCCCAACTATGACGATGGGACATCATTGTGGGGACAACAGTCACGTATACCAGGTGGGAGTGGTTCTCATTGGAAGGATATATCAGATCCACTGAATAGGCATTTAACGCGAAACACTGTAGGCAATCAGAATACGACTAATGCAGGCGGTAGCCTCGGTAATAGCTCCGGCAATGGGTTGGGCAATAATCCAGGCGTAATAAATGCGTCAGTCGTTGGCGGTAGTGCCAACAATCCTATAAGCAGTGTAGGTCCGCAAGGACGACTTAGTTCAGGTGTTGGTCCTGGTATTGGTGTTAATCAGCATAAACCTGATAATTCTATGTGGGTCCATGCCAATAACTTAAATGTAAACTCACGTAACACCACTTCTTGGGGTGATGAAGTTAATCACAATGTGGGCCCAAATCCAGGCGTTAATTGGATGGATGATAAAACTAGCGCTGGTATTGGACAGCTAGGCGTTAGTGTTGGTGTAGCTAATTCTTGGAACGATCCACCACCGTCTTGGAGTAAGAACCAAAATAAAATAGCAGGTAATACTTCCGGTTGGGGTGCAAGTGGAAGTAGCGATGGTACAGACTTGTCATCTGACTGGAATACTCACGCTGCCATTGTTGGCAAAACTCAGCCAAAAATAGGTGGTGTTAACGTTAATATTAGTAACTTGAACACAGATGTGATTAAACAGAGTAAACAGTATCGTCTTCTTGTGGAAAATGGCTTTAAAAAAGAGGATGTAGAACGAGCCTTAATTAATACCAATATGAACATCGAAGAGGCTGCTGATTTACTTCGTGCTCCTATATCTACAGATTGGAGGCGACACGAAGAATCCCTGGGTTCTTATAGTGATCACACAAACACTGGGGGCAATTTTGCGGGACGCTATCCCACAACGGCCTCTCAGTCTAATATGCCTTTCCCTCCG aatatGTTGAACAGTATGAGCGGCAGCGGTGCAAGTGTTAGTGGTAATAATACAAATCTAGCAGCGCTCAATTCCATACAATCACTTCCAGTGCAAAAGTATTTGAATCCAGTACCACACAACGTTAATAATGTCCCACAAGCTATGAATACTGCTGTTACTTTTGGTCCAGGGGTCGCTAATGTCTCAGCGACTGTGAATTCAACTTCAAATAGTAATAATCAACCATCTGCTCAACAGCTGCGTGTACTTGTGCAGCAAATTCAACTAGCTGTTCACAGTGGATACTTATCTAGCCAAATCTTATCAGAACCTTTACCATCCTCAATGCTTGTACTTTTATATCAATTATTGACAAATATTAAG CATCTTCAAGCGGCGCAGCAGTCTTTGACACGTGGTGGCAATAACCCCAATAACTCCCAGATAAGTTATGCTATTGCCAAATATAAGCAGCAAatccaaaatttacaaaatcaaataaacgcACATCAAGCgttcatattgaaacaaaagcagcaacagtCCATACCACAAAATACGCAACAGCACGCTACAGCACATGCCAATAATTCTAACATGGAATATATTAGGCAGCATGATGCCATAAGTGTGTTACAGGGAAATTTTTCGGAAATGAACTTAACTAAG CATAGCGGCTATCCGGGAGGTCCAAACTCACAGTCAAAACTTATTAATCAATGGAAGCTTCCTGAGAAAGATCTAACGTCAGATAGCACAGATTTTTCAAGAGCTCCaggaacaacaaaacaaaatttatcagGTGCACCTGGTAGCGCTATGGGACCGTTGGGCCTGCAAAACGAGGG AACTTGGTCGGCTGGACGAAATATTGGAGATGGATGGCCAGATTCATCCACTGAAAATGAGAATAAAGACTGGTCTGTTGCTCAGCCTACACCTGCTGCGACGTACACTGATTTAGTTCAAGAGTTTGAACCAGGAAAACCATGGAAG GGCTCGCAGATAAAAAGTATAGAGGACGATCCTAGTATAACTCCGGGTAGTGTAGCTAGATCTCCGCTGTCTATTAACTCGACGCCAAAAGAGGCTGACATATTTGCGAATCCTGGCAAAAGTTCACCGACTGATTTGACACCGCTCAGTTTATCGTCATCTACATGGAGCTTTAATCCATCATCCAGCAATCAAGCTTTTCAAAG TTGGTCTGATAGTCCGCAACAATGTGCACCGTCGGAGTTGTGGGCAACATCAATGAACAAATCATCACGTGGTCCACCTCCGGGCTTGGGCTCCGGCAAGAGCGCAGGGGTATCAGGAGCTGGTGTACCATCTGTTACAAATTCCTCCTCCGTGGTAACAGGCGGTGCCAACGGATGGATAGTTACCGGAGGTCGCGGAGTACCAAACAGCAGTTCAGGATGGAACGCGTCCAATTCAGGATGGAACTCAACATGGTTACTACTAAAAAATTTGACAACCCAG ATTGATGGTTCCACTTTACGTACCTTATGTATGCAGCATGGCCCACttgctaattttcatttatttttaaatcaaggAATTGCCTTATGTAAATATGCGACACGGGAGGAAGCAAACAAAGCTCAAATGTCATTAAATAACTGTGATTTTGGTAGCACTACTATTTGTGCCGAGTCACCGAGTGAAAGCGAAGTTCAAAAGATATTGCAGCACTTGCCTCAAACGTCTAATTCTGTCTCTGCAGCAAGTGTAACAGGAAACGGTAGTAATGGAACCAACAATTCAAATAATGGCGGAAGTGTTATCGGAGGAAACAACTCCATATCTTCTGGTAGCGGAAATAATGCAGGGCCCTGCAATACTGTCGCCGGTTCAAGTGGTGGTAATGGCAGCATGACGTCGCATTCAGTCATTAGCGGTACTGGCAGTAATAATGGCTGCGGCGGCAATGTAATGAATAGCGGTAGCACTgggagcaacagcaacaatggaAACAGTCAGAGCCAGTCTGGTTCTGTTGGTCTAAGCTCGAGCACAGGCAAAACTAGTAACACTAATAATATTGCAAGCGGAAATGGGAGTTCAAATGTTACATCGAATAATATCGTCGGTAGTAGCAACGCCGTAACTGCATCTACTTGGCGTCAAACACAAAATCAGCCGAGACCGTCTGGTAGAGACGAATATGACTATATTTCACAATATGTTTGTTCCATTGTAGATGATTAA